Genomic segment of Hydra vulgaris chromosome 11, alternate assembly HydraT2T_AEP:
taaaaaaaatcattaaaaaaaaaaatgattgagtaaaccaataaaaattattacttattaccTTGAATCTGTAGGTAAATATTTGGCCAGCAGAAATAGGACATTGAGATATCCATCCTACGCCAACCATAAAAGGGGTTCCTTTTTGATGCAATCCGTGCCAATGCAGGGTGGTAACATCACTTAGCAGCAGATTTTCAACGTGAATGTTTAAACTTTGATGCTCGTAAACAATAATTGATGGGCCGGGTAGTGTACCATTAATTACAATTACCATTCGATTTTCTCCATCTGCTGAAATCACATCATCTAAGGGTATCTAcataacaaaaatcaaaatattagactttggttttgataaatttgtctttataatatatttataactttaactaTAGACCTTTGTTGCGTTTGAGCCAGCAGATTCGTTATATAGAAATAAAGAACCACCAGAAGAATgaagtaaatttttcttatatatcaTTGTTAGTTTCTCTTTTATCTGTAACCAGAACTCGCATTCATTCTTTTCGGGACAACATTCGTTGTATTTATAATCAGGCGGTATTTCGATTGCAATAACAAGTTCGTggataagcaaaattaaaacagttccTTTAAACAAAATCTCCGATAAAGTTTTAgagtcaaatttaataataaagtttcgGAGACTGCTtgtagaaaataatattgaGAGGTGCGTTACAAAACCAAAATATGAAATCCTaaacaaaagaaacaaagcaaaaataacGTAATGTAAATTATCATTAATTGTgctgtttaagttttaaaaaatatttttatgctaTTTCATGCTATTTAAAT
This window contains:
- the LOC136087512 gene encoding uncharacterized protein LOC136087512; protein product: MIYKKNLLHSSGGSLFLYNESAGSNATKIPLDDVISADGENRMVIVINGTLPGPSIIVYEHQSLNIHVENLLLSDVTTLHWHGLHQKGTPFMVGVGWISQCPISAGQIFTYRFKTGLNRKFIKIMKQ